In Amycolatopsis endophytica, the following are encoded in one genomic region:
- the holA gene encoding DNA polymerase III subunit delta has translation MTAPATTTAPLQLVLGEEELLVERAVRAALDQARKEDPAAELTKVRVSDLTPPALAELVSPSLFSEGRVIVLDAAQDIGQDLSDAVLAYAKMPADGVVLVVVHTGGGRSKAAKALPAALRKAGAQVTECPKITRPADRESFVRNEVRQAGGKIDPAGVAALIDAVGSDLRELAAAASQLVADSGGRVDEEAVRRYHRGRADVTGFAVAEKAVGGERGAALEAMRWALQIGVAHVLIADALADAVRTIARVSAAGRGNPNQMAGELGMPPWKIRKAQGQSRGWTQAGLAEAMAVVARVNGEVKGQAADPSYALERAVLELAAARDKR, from the coding sequence GTGACCGCGCCGGCAACCACCACCGCTCCTCTCCAGCTCGTGCTCGGCGAAGAGGAACTGCTCGTCGAGCGTGCCGTCCGGGCTGCGCTCGACCAGGCCAGGAAGGAGGATCCGGCCGCTGAGCTGACGAAGGTCAGGGTGTCGGATCTCACCCCGCCCGCGCTGGCGGAGCTGGTCAGCCCGTCGCTGTTCAGCGAGGGCAGGGTGATCGTCCTGGACGCGGCGCAGGACATCGGCCAGGACCTGTCCGACGCGGTCCTGGCCTACGCGAAGATGCCTGCCGACGGGGTCGTTCTGGTCGTCGTGCACACCGGTGGCGGGCGCAGCAAGGCGGCCAAGGCGCTGCCGGCGGCGTTGCGCAAGGCCGGAGCCCAGGTCACCGAGTGCCCGAAGATCACCAGACCCGCCGACCGGGAATCGTTCGTCCGCAACGAGGTCCGCCAGGCCGGGGGCAAGATCGACCCGGCGGGTGTCGCCGCGTTGATCGACGCGGTCGGGTCCGACCTGCGGGAACTGGCCGCGGCCGCGTCGCAGCTGGTGGCCGACTCGGGCGGCCGAGTCGACGAGGAGGCGGTGCGGCGCTACCACCGCGGCCGCGCGGACGTGACCGGCTTCGCAGTGGCGGAAAAGGCGGTCGGGGGAGAACGCGGGGCGGCGCTGGAGGCGATGCGGTGGGCGCTCCAGATCGGCGTGGCGCACGTCCTGATCGCCGACGCGCTGGCCGACGCCGTGCGGACCATCGCCCGGGTGTCCGCGGCCGGCCGCGGCAACCCGAACCAGATGGCGGGTGAGCTCGGGATGCCGCCGTGGAAGATCCGCAAGGCCCAGGGACAGTCCCGGGGATGGACACAGGCGGGCCTCGCCGAGGCGATGGCGGTAGTGGCGCGCGTGAACGGTGAGGTCAAGGGCCAGGCGGCGGACCCGTCCTACGCGCTCGAACGGGCCGTCCTGGAACTGGCCGCCGCCCGCGACAAGCGCTGA
- the thrC gene encoding threonine synthase, which yields MTAALDSTATGRTVDLGPAVELVSKEEGHRQPLAPEFVSAEDFSPLEVAYDFGRVRREDIESGPRNIWRYKKLLPVPSNVEEIPNTEPGCTRLVKADRLAKALGVKSLWVKDDTGNPTHSFKDRVVAVALAAAREFGFDTLACPSTGNLANAVASAAARAGWQSVVLIPSSLERAKILTTAVYDGNLIAVDGNYDDVNRLATQLAAEHESWAFVNVNVRPYYSEGSKTLAFEVAEQLGWRIPEQIVVPIASGSQLTKVDKGFREFAKLGLVEDTPYKVFGAQAAGCSPVSTAFRNGHDVVQPVKPDTIARSLAIGNPADGPYVLDTVRRTGGAIEDVTDEEVVEGIRLLARTEGIFTETAGGVTVATAKKLIEAGKIDPDAETVLLITGDGLKTLDAIENHVGPKATVAPSAAAVHEALGL from the coding sequence ATGACTGCAGCCCTCGATTCGACCGCCACCGGCCGCACCGTCGACCTCGGTCCGGCTGTCGAGCTGGTCTCCAAGGAAGAGGGTCACCGCCAGCCGCTGGCCCCGGAGTTCGTCTCCGCCGAGGACTTCTCGCCGCTCGAGGTCGCCTACGACTTCGGACGCGTGCGCCGCGAGGACATCGAGTCCGGCCCGCGCAACATCTGGCGCTACAAGAAGCTCCTCCCGGTGCCCTCGAACGTCGAGGAGATCCCCAACACCGAGCCGGGCTGTACCCGGCTGGTGAAGGCCGACCGGCTCGCCAAAGCTCTCGGCGTCAAGAGCCTGTGGGTCAAGGACGACACCGGCAACCCCACGCACTCCTTCAAGGACCGCGTCGTCGCCGTCGCACTGGCCGCGGCCCGCGAGTTCGGTTTCGACACCCTCGCCTGCCCGTCCACCGGCAACCTGGCCAATGCCGTCGCCTCGGCCGCGGCCCGGGCCGGCTGGCAGTCCGTGGTGCTGATCCCGTCCTCGCTTGAGCGCGCCAAGATCCTGACCACCGCGGTCTACGACGGCAACCTGATCGCCGTCGACGGCAACTACGACGACGTCAACCGCCTGGCCACCCAGCTGGCAGCCGAGCACGAGAGCTGGGCGTTCGTCAACGTCAACGTCCGCCCGTACTACTCGGAGGGCTCGAAGACGCTCGCCTTCGAGGTCGCCGAGCAGCTCGGCTGGCGGATCCCGGAGCAGATCGTCGTGCCGATCGCGTCGGGCTCCCAGCTGACCAAGGTGGACAAGGGCTTCCGCGAGTTCGCCAAGCTCGGCTTGGTCGAGGACACCCCGTACAAGGTGTTCGGCGCCCAGGCCGCGGGCTGCTCGCCGGTCTCCACCGCGTTCCGCAACGGCCACGATGTCGTCCAGCCGGTCAAACCGGACACCATCGCGCGCTCGCTGGCGATCGGCAATCCGGCCGACGGCCCGTACGTGCTCGACACCGTCCGCCGCACCGGCGGTGCGATCGAGGACGTCACCGACGAAGAGGTCGTCGAGGGCATCCGCCTGCTCGCCCGCACCGAGGGCATCTTCACCGAGACCGCCGGTGGTGTCACCGTGGCGACGGCGAAGAAGCTCATCGAAGCCGGCAAGATCGACCCGGACGCCGAGACCGTCCTGCTGATCACCGGTGACGGCCTCAAGACCCTGGACGCGATCGAGAACCACGTCGGTCCGAAGGCGACGGTCGCACCGTCGGCGGCGGCCGTGCACGAAGCTCTCGGTCTCTGA
- a CDS encoding ComEC/Rec2 family competence protein: MITGTEPLVRHDFRLVPAASVLWLGALLGLLWSWWVALAFGVAGVLVAVVLLVRLRPSRSRWWSGALALLVAGLVLAGPLGFRLSRAEHDPLLDLAGRGAGATLRVLVTDRPRPVRSAGYADQQAGPRSVVVTAEVLHAESHGQAVPSAGRVVLLAPFGTWSGALPGQEVTASGELAPPRDADLTVAAVYVRGPPVAATGAPWWQRGAESMRDALRQACVAVLPEEQAGLVPGLVVGDTSGLSERLDREFTDAGLTHLMAVSGSNVAIVCGAVLLLLRLLRAGPRLSAGLAGVALTGFVVLSGGEPSVLRAGVMGGIALLALALGRQRSVVPALAAAVCVLVAWDPAMAVSFGFVLSVIATAGLVLLAPRWAEVLQRRGMPPGFAEGLAVPAAAFVVTAPVVAGMAGQLSVVSVAANILVAPVVAPATVFGVFATVVAAIWPAGGELAVRLAGPEAGWLIVVARRASEVPGAVLAWPAGWWGGLLALVVAVAVVLALRRRRLRVLLALVLAGLLLVVVPGKVVTPGWPPPGWAVVACDVGQGDSLVLSTGEAGRAVVVDTGPEPGPVDRCLDRLGVERVPLVVLSHLHADHIGGLDSVFEGRSVGGIAVGPGRQPDWAWRQAVQVAARHGVPLLELELGRRLEWPSLNLEVLGPRYVSPEEEDNDDGTQINNGSVVLRARTTAGTVLLTGDVELAAQADLLAAGADLHAEILKVPHHGSRFSLPQFLAAVSARLALVSVGPGNRYGHPNRTTLDTLTADGALITRTDTDGDTAVIPDQAGPAVVRRGK; this comes from the coding sequence ATGATCACCGGAACCGAACCGCTGGTGAGGCACGATTTCCGCCTGGTGCCCGCGGCGTCGGTGCTCTGGCTCGGCGCGTTGCTCGGGTTGCTGTGGTCGTGGTGGGTGGCACTCGCCTTCGGAGTGGCGGGGGTGCTGGTGGCCGTGGTGCTGCTCGTCCGGTTGCGCCCGTCCCGGTCGCGTTGGTGGTCGGGGGCGTTGGCGCTGCTCGTGGCCGGCCTGGTGCTGGCGGGCCCGCTCGGCTTCCGGCTCAGCCGAGCGGAGCACGATCCGCTGCTGGATCTGGCGGGCCGGGGCGCCGGGGCAACGTTGCGGGTGCTCGTCACCGACCGACCGAGACCCGTGCGCTCCGCGGGGTACGCCGACCAGCAGGCCGGTCCGCGCTCGGTGGTCGTCACGGCCGAGGTCCTGCACGCCGAATCCCACGGTCAGGCGGTGCCCTCGGCAGGCAGGGTCGTGCTGCTCGCGCCCTTCGGCACTTGGAGCGGGGCCCTCCCGGGCCAGGAGGTCACGGCGAGCGGCGAGCTGGCCCCGCCACGAGACGCCGATCTGACCGTGGCCGCGGTCTACGTCCGCGGGCCGCCCGTCGCCGCGACCGGAGCCCCGTGGTGGCAGCGTGGCGCCGAATCGATGCGGGACGCGCTGCGGCAGGCATGCGTGGCGGTCCTGCCCGAGGAGCAGGCCGGGCTGGTGCCGGGTCTGGTCGTGGGCGACACGAGCGGACTGTCCGAACGGCTCGACCGCGAGTTCACCGACGCCGGGCTCACGCACCTGATGGCGGTCAGCGGTTCGAACGTGGCGATCGTGTGCGGCGCCGTGCTGTTGCTGTTGCGGCTCCTGCGGGCCGGGCCACGGTTGTCGGCGGGGCTGGCCGGAGTGGCGCTGACCGGGTTCGTGGTCCTGTCGGGGGGCGAGCCCAGCGTCCTGCGGGCCGGGGTGATGGGCGGGATCGCCCTGCTGGCCCTGGCACTGGGACGGCAACGATCGGTCGTTCCGGCGCTCGCGGCGGCGGTGTGCGTGCTCGTGGCGTGGGATCCGGCGATGGCCGTCAGCTTCGGCTTCGTACTCTCGGTGATCGCGACGGCGGGGCTCGTGTTGCTGGCGCCGCGCTGGGCGGAAGTGCTCCAGCGCCGAGGGATGCCACCCGGATTCGCCGAGGGTCTCGCCGTCCCCGCGGCGGCGTTCGTGGTGACTGCCCCCGTGGTAGCGGGGATGGCCGGACAGCTCAGCGTGGTCAGTGTCGCCGCGAACATCCTCGTCGCGCCGGTCGTCGCTCCGGCCACGGTGTTCGGGGTGTTCGCCACGGTGGTGGCGGCTATCTGGCCCGCGGGCGGGGAACTGGCCGTGCGGCTGGCCGGGCCGGAGGCGGGGTGGCTCATCGTCGTCGCGCGGCGAGCGTCGGAGGTGCCGGGTGCGGTGCTGGCCTGGCCGGCCGGGTGGTGGGGCGGGTTGCTCGCCCTGGTGGTCGCGGTGGCCGTGGTGCTGGCCCTGCGCCGAAGACGGCTGCGAGTGCTGCTGGCGCTGGTCCTGGCCGGGCTCCTGCTGGTGGTCGTGCCGGGCAAGGTCGTCACCCCGGGCTGGCCGCCGCCGGGCTGGGCGGTGGTGGCCTGCGACGTCGGGCAGGGCGACAGTCTCGTCCTGTCCACCGGTGAGGCGGGGCGGGCGGTCGTGGTGGACACGGGGCCCGAGCCGGGGCCGGTGGACCGGTGCCTGGACCGGCTGGGCGTGGAACGGGTGCCCCTGGTGGTGCTGAGCCACCTGCACGCCGACCACATCGGCGGACTGGACTCGGTGTTCGAGGGGCGCTCCGTCGGCGGGATCGCCGTCGGGCCGGGGCGGCAGCCGGACTGGGCCTGGCGGCAGGCGGTCCAGGTCGCGGCGCGCCACGGGGTGCCCTTGCTGGAACTGGAGCTGGGACGGCGACTGGAGTGGCCGTCACTGAACCTGGAGGTGCTGGGCCCCAGATACGTGTCGCCAGAGGAGGAGGACAACGACGACGGCACACAGATCAACAACGGTTCGGTCGTCCTGCGTGCCCGGACGACGGCGGGAACGGTGCTGCTGACCGGTGACGTCGAGCTGGCGGCACAGGCCGACCTGCTCGCCGCGGGAGCCGATCTGCACGCGGAGATCCTCAAGGTGCCGCACCACGGCAGCAGGTTCTCGCTCCCGCAGTTCCTGGCCGCGGTGTCCGCGCGGCTGGCGCTGGTCAGCGTCGGTCCGGGCAACCGGTACGGCCACCCGAACCGCACGACACTCGACACCCTGACCGCGGACGGCGCGCTCATCACCCGCACGGACACCGACGGCGACACCGCGGTGATCCCCGACCAGGCCGGCCCCGCAGTGGTGCGCCGGGGAAAGTGA
- a CDS encoding ComEA family DNA-binding protein gives MFERSVPESPGLPVNHRLEKLADQALAADRDTGPPGAVGRLVERWVPESLTRGPQRRRLTTVLLALVVVLVLVGTSIALLGGGPQVERAPVLPAAPERPAPVAASASRVADSSLVISVVGKVRTPGLVTVPAGARVADALRAAGGAVEGTDVTALNLARKLADGEQIYVGVQPPPGVQQPATSSGASAQVDLNTATAEQLDALPGVGEVTAQRIIDWRTEHGGFRSVDQLREVEGIGETRLSRLRDQVSVS, from the coding sequence GTGTTCGAACGATCAGTCCCGGAATCGCCGGGCCTCCCCGTCAACCACCGGCTCGAGAAGCTCGCCGACCAGGCCCTCGCGGCCGACCGTGACACCGGACCACCAGGTGCCGTCGGTCGTCTGGTCGAACGCTGGGTACCCGAATCGCTCACCCGCGGCCCGCAGCGGCGGCGCCTGACGACGGTCCTCCTGGCGCTCGTCGTGGTCCTCGTGCTCGTCGGCACGTCGATCGCGCTCCTGGGCGGAGGGCCGCAGGTCGAGCGCGCCCCGGTGCTGCCTGCCGCGCCGGAGCGGCCGGCGCCGGTCGCCGCGTCCGCGAGCCGGGTCGCCGACAGTTCGCTCGTCATCAGCGTCGTCGGCAAGGTCCGCACTCCCGGGCTCGTCACGGTGCCCGCTGGTGCACGGGTCGCGGACGCGCTCCGGGCGGCAGGCGGCGCCGTCGAGGGCACTGACGTCACGGCGCTCAACCTCGCCCGGAAGCTTGCCGACGGCGAGCAGATCTACGTCGGCGTCCAGCCCCCGCCCGGCGTCCAGCAACCCGCGACGAGTAGTGGCGCGTCCGCGCAAGTCGACCTCAACACGGCCACGGCCGAGCAGCTGGACGCGCTGCCGGGCGTCGGCGAGGTCACCGCGCAGCGGATCATCGACTGGCGCACCGAGCACGGCGGGTTCCGTTCCGTCGACCAGTTGCGCGAGGTCGAGGGCATCGGTGAGACACGGCTTTCCCGGCTGCGCGACCAGGTCAGCGTCTCATGA
- a CDS encoding MarR family winged helix-turn-helix transcriptional regulator — MSQEGVDLETSLGYLLKEASSTLRLAMEEVLRPLGMSVTHYSCLELLAQRPGLSNSELARGAFVTRQSMNVLLQALEREGHVTRPAKAPVGKVLPTRLTPRGRRELEKASMAVRSVEVRMLGGMTETERSDAFRILRGMIDSLRDGNDEP; from the coding sequence ATGAGTCAAGAGGGTGTCGACTTGGAGACGTCACTGGGCTACCTGCTCAAGGAGGCGTCGAGCACCCTCCGTCTGGCGATGGAGGAGGTGCTGCGGCCGCTCGGGATGAGCGTGACGCACTACTCCTGCCTCGAGCTGCTGGCCCAACGGCCGGGCTTGTCCAACTCTGAGCTCGCGCGGGGCGCGTTCGTGACGCGGCAGTCGATGAACGTGCTGCTCCAGGCCCTGGAACGAGAGGGGCACGTGACCAGGCCCGCGAAGGCGCCGGTCGGGAAGGTTCTTCCCACGCGGCTCACGCCTCGCGGACGGCGGGAGCTCGAGAAGGCGTCCATGGCGGTTCGGTCCGTGGAGGTCAGAATGCTGGGCGGCATGACCGAGACCGAGCGGTCGGACGCGTTCCGGATTCTGCGGGGCATGATCGATTCCCTGCGCGACGGCAACGACGAACCGTAG
- a CDS encoding VOC family protein, producing MPATGPDFISLQARDLAASQAFYEHYLGLVRSQAGPPHAVVFETKPIAFALRDVIPGTDLTSVAQPGIGAAIWLHATDVQAIHDALVADGHTIVSAPIDGPFGRTFTFADPDGYRITLHDRA from the coding sequence ATGCCCGCCACCGGCCCCGACTTCATCTCGCTCCAGGCGCGCGACCTCGCCGCTTCGCAGGCGTTCTACGAGCACTACCTCGGCCTCGTCCGCTCGCAGGCCGGGCCTCCGCACGCCGTCGTCTTCGAGACGAAGCCGATCGCGTTCGCACTCCGCGACGTGATTCCGGGCACCGATCTCACCTCCGTCGCCCAGCCCGGCATCGGTGCCGCGATCTGGCTCCACGCCACAGACGTCCAGGCCATCCACGACGCTCTCGTCGCCGACGGTCACACCATCGTCTCGGCACCGATCGACGGCCCCTTCGGCCGGACGTTCACCTTCGCCGACCCCGACGGCTACCGGATCACCCTGCACGACCGCGCCTGA
- a CDS encoding DegV family protein, with protein MPVAVITDSTAHLPEGFADRFALRVVPLHVLIDGAAALDGVDVGPEALAEALGQRRIVTTSRPTPGAFAAAYRDALAQGADSVVSVHLSSEISGTWESAVLAAQEVGPDLVRVVDSRGTAMGLGFAALHAARAASSGASSREVETAATAAVRCSQTLFVVETLEYLRRGGRIGAAAALLGTALAMKPVLHLDDGRIKPLEKVRTMNRAIARLVELAEEAGRGEPVEVAVHHLASPQRAVELANRIEERLNVTEGCVVSELGAVIGAHTGPGVVGVVVQRNPAGPGAV; from the coding sequence GTGCCGGTCGCCGTCATCACGGATTCCACCGCCCATCTGCCCGAGGGCTTCGCCGACCGCTTCGCCCTGCGCGTCGTGCCGCTGCACGTCCTCATCGACGGTGCCGCGGCCCTGGACGGGGTCGATGTGGGTCCCGAGGCGCTGGCCGAGGCACTGGGGCAGCGCCGGATCGTGACCACCTCACGGCCGACACCGGGCGCGTTCGCCGCGGCCTACCGCGACGCGCTGGCTCAGGGCGCGGACTCGGTCGTGTCGGTTCACCTGTCCAGCGAGATCTCCGGAACCTGGGAGTCGGCGGTCCTGGCCGCGCAGGAGGTGGGGCCGGACCTGGTGCGGGTCGTGGACTCGCGGGGGACGGCGATGGGCCTCGGTTTCGCGGCCCTGCACGCCGCCAGGGCCGCTTCATCGGGCGCTTCGTCCCGGGAGGTCGAGACGGCCGCGACGGCGGCGGTGCGGTGTTCGCAGACCCTCTTCGTGGTCGAGACGCTGGAGTACCTGCGGCGCGGCGGCCGGATCGGCGCGGCGGCGGCGCTGCTGGGGACCGCGCTGGCCATGAAACCGGTGTTGCACCTGGACGACGGCCGGATCAAGCCGCTCGAAAAGGTGCGCACGATGAACCGCGCCATCGCGCGGTTGGTCGAGTTGGCGGAGGAGGCGGGACGCGGCGAACCGGTGGAGGTGGCGGTGCACCACCTCGCCTCGCCGCAACGGGCCGTGGAACTGGCGAACCGCATCGAGGAACGGCTGAACGTCACCGAGGGCTGTGTCGTGTCGGAACTGGGCGCGGTGATCGGCGCGCACACCGGGCCCGGCGTGGTGGGCGTCGTGGTGCAACGGAACCCGGCCGGGCCCGGCGCTGTCTGA